The Stomatobaculum sp. F0698 genomic sequence CCGTGCATGGGTTGCCGCTCCTTCCTGACCCCGGATCTCGAGGGCCTCGGTGAGAACGGCGCGCACAAGTACTACGGCCGCTTCAACCAGGGCGTTGTGACCATCAACCTCGTCGATGTTGCCTGCTCCTCTTACGGCGATATGGACAAGTTCTGGGAGATACTTGAGGAGAGACTGGAGCTCTGCCACCGCGCGCTCCGCTGCCGTCACGAGAGACTGCTCGGCACCGTCTCCGACGTTGCACCCATACTCTGGCAGCACGGCGCACTGGCGCGCTTAAATAAGGGCGAGACCATTGACAAGCTCCTGTTTGACAATTACTCGACCATTTCGCTCGGCTACGCGGGCCTCTACGAGATGTGCATGCGGATGACGGGCAAGAGCCACACCGACGCGGAAATCGGCCGGCCGTTCGCAATCAAGGTCATGCAGAAGCTGAACGACAAGTGCGCGGAGTGGCGTGAGGCGGAGCGCATCAGCTATTCGATTTACGGAACGCCGATGGAGTCCACGACCTACAAGTTCGCAAAGAGCCTGCAGAAGCGCTTCGGCATCATTCCGGGTGTCACGGACAAGAACTACATCACCAACAGCTACCACGTCCACGTGAGCGAGAAGGTCGATGCCTTCCAGAAGCTCTCGTTTGAGGCGGACTTCCAGAAGCTCTCCCCGGGCGGTGCCATCAGCTATGTCGAGGTGCCGAATCTGCAGAACAATATCCCGGCGGTGCTCTCGATGATGCGCTATATTTACGATCACATCATGTACGCGGAGCTCAACACGAAGAGCGATTACTGCCAGGTCTGCGGTTATGACGGTGAGATTAAGATTCGCGAGAACGAGAACGGCAAGCTGATTTGGGAGTGCCCGAACTGCGGCAACCACGATCAGGAGAAGCTCTTTGTCGCGCGGAGAACCTGCGGCTACATCGGCACGCAGTTCTGGAACCAGGGAAGAACACAGGAGATTCGCGACCGCGTCCTGCATGTCTCGACCGCAAAGCGGGAGGCAGGTTGTAAGAGCGTCGAGGACTGAAAAGTCCGGGAGGAAGAATGAATTACGGACAGGTGTTTTATGCGGATACGGCAAATGGCATAGGCGCGCGCATCTCGCTCTTTGTGAGCGGGTGCACGCACCACTGTCCGGGTTGTTTTAACGAGGAGACCTGGGATTTTAACTTCGGCGATCCCTTCACGCGAGAGGTCGAGGACGATATCATAGAGCATCTTCGCCCCTCCTACATCGACGGGCTCTCGCTGCTCGGCGGCGAGCCCATGGAGGCGCAGAACCAGCGCGTCCTCCTGCCGTTTCTGGAGCGGGTCAAGCAAGAAGTGCCGCATGCGACCGTTTGGATCTACTCGGGCTATACCTTCGAGGAACTTCTGGACACGGAGAATCGCCGCTGTCACACCGAGGCGACCAGGCGCATTCTGGAACTCGCGGACATCCTGGTGGACGGCAAGTTCATACTCGCGGAAAAGGATGTGAAACTCCGCTTCCGCGGGAGCAGAAACCAGCGCATTCTGGAACTGAAGGAGAGTCTCAAGGAAAACCGTCCGGTGCACTCGCGCTACGAGAATCCGATCAAACACCATTATTAATTGAATGAATGGACTGCGATAGTATAATCTCATAGGTCAGCGGCCCCTCCCTGTGCTAAAATGAAGCAATCACAGGGAGGGGCTTTTTTTATGAAAATCAGTCAGTTATTGAAAGAAAAACCGGTTACACTCTCACTCGAAGTATTTCCGCCGAAGACCTCCGAGAAATACGAGGCGACTGCGGCGAATGCAAAGAAGATTGCGGCATTGCATCCGGACTTCATGTCCGTGACTTACGGCGCGGGCGGCGGCACGGGAGACTTTACGGCGGAGATTGCGGCGGAGATTCAGAACGGCTACGGCGTTCCGACCCTTGCGCACCTGACCTGCGTCTCCTCCTCGCGGGAGCATGTGACCAAAATGCTTTCTCTTTACAAGGAGAAGGGCATCGAGAACGTCCTTGCGCTCCGCGGCGACTTACCGCAGGACGGCACGCGCTCGGAAGACTACCGCTATGCGGTACAGTTGATTCGCGATATCAAAGAGAGGGACGGCGATTTCTTCTGCCTCGGCGGTGCCTGCTATCCGGAGGGACATGTGGAGTGCGAGCACAAAGAGGACGATATTCAGTTCTTAAAGGAGAAGGTGGATGCGGGTCTCGACTTCCTGACCACCCAGCTTTTCTTTGACAACAATATTTTTTATAACTTCCTCTACCGCGCGAGGGAGAAGGGCATCTCGGTTCCGATCATCGCGGGCATCATGCCGATCACCCGGGCAGAGCAGTTAAAGCGCTCGGTCGCAATGTCCGGCACGGCGGTGCCGCAGCGCTTCCGCGCGATTGTGGACCGTTTCGGCGAGCGACAGGGTGCGATGGAGCAGGCAGGTGTGATCTACGCGGCCGAGCAGATTGTGGACCTTATCGCAAACGGCGTGACCCACATCCATGTATACACGATGAACCGCCCGCAGATTGCGGAGCGCATCCTAAACCAGCTCTCGGAGATTGTCGACTGATGGAAGCGCGTGAGTTGGAACTCGACTACAGCGAGGTCTACCGTTACCTCGGCTATCGGAAGGAGCAGCCGGAGGGCGAGGTGAAGGAAGTTGTGGAGCGCTGTGTCGGGGATCTGGTGGCGCAGGCCGAACTGCGCTCGGTCGCGCGGCGCTTTCCGCTTGAATTTCTCGGGGAACAGCGTTTCCGCATCGGCG encodes the following:
- the nrdG gene encoding anaerobic ribonucleoside-triphosphate reductase activating protein; translated protein: MNYGQVFYADTANGIGARISLFVSGCTHHCPGCFNEETWDFNFGDPFTREVEDDIIEHLRPSYIDGLSLLGGEPMEAQNQRVLLPFLERVKQEVPHATVWIYSGYTFEELLDTENRRCHTEATRRILELADILVDGKFILAEKDVKLRFRGSRNQRILELKESLKENRPVHSRYENPIKHHY
- a CDS encoding methylenetetrahydrofolate reductase, which codes for MKISQLLKEKPVTLSLEVFPPKTSEKYEATAANAKKIAALHPDFMSVTYGAGGGTGDFTAEIAAEIQNGYGVPTLAHLTCVSSSREHVTKMLSLYKEKGIENVLALRGDLPQDGTRSEDYRYAVQLIRDIKERDGDFFCLGGACYPEGHVECEHKEDDIQFLKEKVDAGLDFLTTQLFFDNNIFYNFLYRAREKGISVPIIAGIMPITRAEQLKRSVAMSGTAVPQRFRAIVDRFGERQGAMEQAGVIYAAEQIVDLIANGVTHIHVYTMNRPQIAERILNQLSEIVD